A single window of Ovis canadensis isolate MfBH-ARS-UI-01 breed Bighorn chromosome 17, ARS-UI_OviCan_v2, whole genome shotgun sequence DNA harbors:
- the IL15 gene encoding interleukin-15 produces the protein MRILKPYLRSTSIQCYLCLLLNSHFLTEAGIHVFILGCISAGLPKTEANWQSVIQDLKTIEHLIQSMHMDATLYTESDAHPNCKVTALQCFLLELRVILHESKNAAIYEIIENLTMLADRNLSSIENKTELGCKECEELEEKSIKEFLKSFVHIVQMFNTS, from the exons ATGAGAATTTTG aaaccgTATTTGAGAAGTACTTCCATCCAATGCTACTTGTGTTTACTTCTGAACAGTCATTTTTTAACAGAGGCTGGCATTCATGTCTTCATTttggg CTGTATCAGTGCAGGTCTTcccaaaacagaagcaaactGGCAGTCTGTAATACAGGATTTGAAAACAATTGAGCATCTTATTCAA tcTATGCATATGGATGCCACTTTATATACTGAAAGTGATGCTCAT CCCAATTGCAAGGTAACAGCGTTGCAGTGCTTTCTCCTCGAGCTACGCGTTATTTTACACGAGTCCAAAAATGCCGCCATTtatgaaataatagaaaatctTACCATGCTAGCAGACAGAAATTTATCTTCTATTGAG AATAAAACAGAATTGGGATGCAAAGAATGTGAGGAACTGGAGGAAAAAAGTATCAAagaatttttgaagagttttgtaCATATTGTGCAAATGTTCAACACTTCTTGA